The Paenibacillus wynnii DNA window TCAGGTGAAATGAAATAGCGAGCTTATACATAGGCAGCATAATGATTTCCAATGGCACAGCCATTATGATAAGCACGAGTACGAACAGAAAATTACGGAATCTAAACTTATACACAGCCAGCGCATAACCGACCATGGAAGACAACAGCAGACATAACACGGTGAACGTAAAAGTAATTAATACGCTGTTCTTATACCACGTAACATAATTCTCTTTGGGAGAAAATAAATTCGTGTAGTTGGAGAGCGTCAGAAGCTCTTTATCCAAACTTAAATTCAGACCATTCCGGAGCAATTCCTGAGCAGGTTTGAAAGAAGCAATTGCTAGCGTAATGATTGGGAACAGAGCAAAGATTGCGAGTGCGGTGAAGAGCAACAGCAGCAGCACCCGATTTAGCGACCATTTGGTTTCTTCGGCAGTTTTCATCGGCTACTCCTCCTTCTTAAATAATCCAAACAGATTCAATTGAACGAATGTGATAATAAAGGTAATGGCAAGCAATACGATACCCACAGCAGCACCGAGGCCCAGATTATTTTGTTCCCAGCCGCTGCGATATAGGTAACCCACCATTGTGAGACCGATATCTTTCGGTGAGCGGTTGCCGCTCCAAAGCATATAGCTTTCTGTAAACATGGCATAACCGCCGTAAATACTGATTGTGAAAACGTAAATAGTGATTGGTTTCAACAAAGGAACTGTGATATTAGTAAACTTCTTCCATGTATTGGCTCCATCAATTTCAGCGGATTCGTAAACTTCTTTTGAAATGTTCTGCAGACCAGCCATGAAATAAAGCATATTAATCCCCATCCAACGCCAGCATGCCAGAATCAGCAAAGTCATAAGTCCCAGCCAGCGGTCACCCAACCAACGCTGCTTCTCAAGGCCGAGCGCGGTTATAAAGGTGTTCATAAGAGATCCATCCAATTCGCCGAAAGCAAGCCGGAAGATCGTTCCCGCGACAACAACCGAGGTCAACGCCGGGATAAATAGAGTTGAGCGGAAAAAGTTCTTGAATATCATGACTTTGGAATTCAAGAATGCCGCCAGCACCAAAGGTATCGGTATTAGCAAAAGCAGTGTTAATGCGGTATACACTGTACTGTTCTTAATAGCCTTGAAGAAAGTCGGATTCCACAGCTCTTTATAATTATCAAAGCCGATAAACTTACTTGAACCCGGAACAATTTCCTGAAAGCTCATGATGAATGCCGAAACCACAGGGTAGGCAAAAAACACGGAGAACGAAATAATAAACGGGAGCACAAATACGTAAGGAGCAATCTTCTGCGAATAAAGCAGACTAGAAATCGATGTTGAACCAGACGTTTGTTTCACCCGGGTGACGTTAGGCTTGCTCATGAACCGTAACCCTCCTTTGGTAATAACGCATCACCGACGCCAAGGGTCGGTGATGCATTGCTACTCTTTTTCTATTTCAAACCGGAATTAACATCTTTTAATACTTTTTCAGTGTCTTCATTATCAAGCAGAATTCGAACGTTGGATTGAGTTTTGATGGCGTCAATCACTTGAGGTGTTTTCTCACCGATGTTGATACCTTCGATTTCGTCTTTCACTTCAGTAAGTACATCGAAAATGTTACTTCCAAAGTATTCAGTAAACTTGTTAGTAGCCTTCATTGCTGGGTCATTCCATACATCCGAACGGAGGGGATCGAAGCCCAGAATGGTCCAAGTAGCTAAACTTCCTTCTTTGGAGAGCTTAGCAAAGCTCAGGAATTGCTTCACAATATCTTCACTCTTAGTTTGATTTGTAATTACAGTTGCAGTACCGCCCATACCTGCCGAACGTGGTTCGCCTGCACTCCAAGCTGGCATTGGACGAATAACCATTTTGCCCTTCAGATCAGGCATGCTGTCTGTAAAGCGGCCCATGTACCAAAGCGGCATCCATACAGAAGCTGCTCCGCCTTTACCCATAAATCCGAAGTACTCTTCAGCATGATGGAATCCGCCAGGTGCTCCAACAGCCACGCCTGATTTCATTTGCTCTTGTTGCCATTTCATAACTTGTGTAACTTCAGGTCCATCAAGGTTTGGTGTACCGTCTGCTTTCAACAAATCATCTTTTGATGGAAGTTGAGCGGTTTGCAGCCACATCGACCATTGCTCGGAAGTTTCCAAGGTTGTCATAGGAATCCCTGTTTTGTCCAGAACGACTTTACCTGCTTTAGCAAAATCATCCCAAGTTTTGATATCGTCGGCATTCACGCCTGCCTTATCGAGAATTTCTTTGTTATAATAGATTACGGAAGCGCCTACATGATAATCAATGCCGTAATAGTTTCCCTCTTTAGCATAAATATCAAAACGGGCTTTAACGAGGTTATCCAGCTCTGGATCGATAATATCATTTAGAGGTAAAAGTTGTGGTTCACCTTTGATATAGTTAGGGAATTTACTAATTTCAATATCTGCAAAATCAGGTGCTCCGCTGCCCGATTGTAAGGCAACCAACAATTTGTTGTGCACATCATCATACGGACTCACGTTAGCGACCAGTTCAATAGTTTTATCGGGGTTAGCTGCATTCCATCTCTTTACCATTTCAGTATAAAATTCGGCATGAAGCTGTTGGAAAGTCCAGAATTCAACTTTGGTAGCCTTAGCTGTAGTTGGTGCC harbors:
- a CDS encoding carbohydrate ABC transporter permease is translated as MKTAEETKWSLNRVLLLLLFTALAIFALFPIITLAIASFKPAQELLRNGLNLSLDKELLTLSNYTNLFSPKENYVTWYKNSVLITFTFTVLCLLLSSMVGYALAVYKFRFRNFLFVLVLIIMAVPLEIIMLPMYKLAISFHLINNMWGVILPFVVAPLPIFFFRQYAGGLPRDFLDAARVDGCTEYGIFFKIMMPLMAPAFSSMAILQALASWNNFLWPLIVLNSTNKLTIPIGLSTLLTPYGNNYKILIAGSVFAIIPVLIVFVFFQKYFIEGMTAGGVKG
- a CDS encoding carbohydrate ABC transporter permease — translated: MSKPNVTRVKQTSGSTSISSLLYSQKIAPYVFVLPFIISFSVFFAYPVVSAFIMSFQEIVPGSSKFIGFDNYKELWNPTFFKAIKNSTVYTALTLLLLIPIPLVLAAFLNSKVMIFKNFFRSTLFIPALTSVVVAGTIFRLAFGELDGSLMNTFITALGLEKQRWLGDRWLGLMTLLILACWRWMGINMLYFMAGLQNISKEVYESAEIDGANTWKKFTNITVPLLKPITIYVFTISIYGGYAMFTESYMLWSGNRSPKDIGLTMVGYLYRSGWEQNNLGLGAAVGIVLLAITFIITFVQLNLFGLFKKEE
- a CDS encoding ABC transporter substrate-binding protein, giving the protein MRKKSLSLLSVSLVMTLALSACGGNNANNTANNAGKATNEGSGNTAPTTAKATKVEFWTFQQLHAEFYTEMVKRWNAANPDKTIELVANVSPYDDVHNKLLVALQSGSGAPDFADIEISKFPNYIKGEPQLLPLNDIIDPELDNLVKARFDIYAKEGNYYGIDYHVGASVIYYNKEILDKAGVNADDIKTWDDFAKAGKVVLDKTGIPMTTLETSEQWSMWLQTAQLPSKDDLLKADGTPNLDGPEVTQVMKWQQEQMKSGVAVGAPGGFHHAEEYFGFMGKGGAASVWMPLWYMGRFTDSMPDLKGKMVIRPMPAWSAGEPRSAGMGGTATVITNQTKSEDIVKQFLSFAKLSKEGSLATWTILGFDPLRSDVWNDPAMKATNKFTEYFGSNIFDVLTEVKDEIEGINIGEKTPQVIDAIKTQSNVRILLDNEDTEKVLKDVNSGLK